Proteins encoded within one genomic window of Eurosta solidaginis isolate ZX-2024a chromosome 1, ASM4086904v1, whole genome shotgun sequence:
- the TBC1d7 gene encoding TBC1 domain family member 7, translated as MDERNFRSSYYEKVGCYSVEEKKSLNKLLQDNIRNHSKLKQFCLSYTVPTAQRGLLWSIILGVLPLHKNSMDYILEQRTAVYEDLLRAVTMMQYIDQTSPKSKVLQTMWLLENGRLLHPLIGPPEDDNSFMEIVKVLLQIFDNDVETYWIAKEFFGLTKGIEKECAKLKELTETLLKREDIEFYSHLEKLGVFNIGEVLEKWYVTCFAGVVTDTALVKVWDKICGGSKKIVVFIFLELVKTLRTHILNCNSINSLKTLIEKVKDQDATIVNKAIKTWQSNKNHNEITVH; from the exons ATGGATGAAAGAAATTTTCGATCTAGTTACTATGAAAAAGTTGGTTGTTACTCTGTTGAAGAAAAGAAATCATTGAACAAACTGCTCCAAGACAATATACGCAATCACTCCAAATTGAAACAGTTTTGTCTTAGTTATACTGTACCCACTGCACAGAGAGGTCTCTTATGGAGTATTATATTAGGTGTATTGCCTTTGCACAAGAACTCCATGGATTACATTTTGGAACAACGAACTGCCGTTTATGAGGATTTGCTGCGGGCTGTCACTATGATGCAATATATTGATCAAACTTCACCCAAAAGTAAAGTACTACAGACAATGTGGCTTTTGGAAAATGGACGTCTGCTACATCCATTAATAGGACCACCTGAAGATGATAACAGTTTTATGGAAATAGTTAAAGTACTGCTGCAGATATTTGACAACGATGTGGAAACATATTGGATAGCAAAAGAATTTTTTGGACTGACCAAAGGCATAGAAAAAGAGTGTGCAAAATTAAAAGAACTAAccgagacattgttgaagcgtgaGGACATTGAATTCTATAG tCATCTGGAAAAACTTGGTGTTTTTAATATTGGAGAAGTTTTAGAAAAGTGGTACGTTACATGCTTTGCTGGGGTTGTTACAGACACAGCGTTAGTTAAAGTGTGGGATAAAATTTGCGGAGGCTCAAAGAAAATAGTTGTTTTTATATTCCTTGAGTTAGTAAAAACATTGAGAACGCATATACTTAATTGCAATTCAATAAATAGTCTAAAGACGTTGATCGAAAAG GTAAAGGATCAAGATGCTACCATTGTAAACAAGGCCATAAAAACCTGGCAGAGTAACAAGAACCACAACGAGATTACAGTACACTGA
- the mRpS24 gene encoding small ribosomal subunit protein uS3m, with translation MGILKKSGQQLLAATNFSAAPIAITSAAIHTSPVHNRVQAGRYRVTTKRNRPLTYEMANPPHYIAHRKSWNSWNTSSILDGLRPSETAIEDLFLRKFMVGTWHSLIVSEVIIKRQHNMIRIAAIIRQAISPRKMYFLIGYTEELLSYWLQCPVTLELQTVADKKDVIFKYI, from the exons ATGGGCATATTAAAAAag TCTGGGCAGCAGCTGTTGGCTGCTACCAATTTTAGCGCGGCACCCATTGCAATAACAAGCGCAGCTATTCATACAAGCCCTGTACATAATCGCGTTCAAGCCGGACGCTATCGTGTAACTACAAAGCGTAATCGACCTCTCACGTACGAAATGGCCAATCCACCACATTATATTGCTCATCGTAAATCTTGGAATTCATGGAATACTT CTTCAATATTGGATGGACTACGCCCCTCTGAGACAGCCATAGAGGACCTATTCTTACGAAAGTTCATGGTTGGCACATGGCATTCGCTTATTGTTtctgaagtaattattaaaagGCAACATAATATGATTAGAATAGCAGCGATAATACGTCAAGCAATAAGCCCACGTAAGATGTATTTTCTTATTGGTTACACTGAAGAGCTTTTATCATATTGGCTGCAATGTCCCGTTACTTTGGAGTTACAAACCGTTGCAGATAAAAAAGATGTCATATTTAAGTATATTTAA